In Vibrio diazotrophicus, the following proteins share a genomic window:
- a CDS encoding amino acid ABC transporter permease yields MGFDFQYMLDLMPILLKYLGTTMEMATWGMFFSLILSVILANIRVFKVPVLDQLSQLYISFFRGTPLLVQLFLLYYGLPQIFPILVGIDAFSAAVIGITLHFSAYMAESIRAAIIGIDRSQMEASLSVGMTTSQAMRRIILPQATRVALPSLMNYFIDMIKSTSLAFTLGVAEIMAKAQMEASSSFRFFEAFLAVALIYWAVVVVLTRVQIWAENKLNKAYVR; encoded by the coding sequence ATGGGTTTTGACTTTCAATACATGCTGGATCTGATGCCGATACTGCTCAAGTATCTTGGCACCACCATGGAAATGGCGACATGGGGAATGTTTTTCTCTCTGATTCTTTCTGTCATCTTGGCCAATATTCGGGTGTTCAAAGTTCCGGTTCTTGATCAGCTTAGTCAGCTCTACATCAGCTTCTTCCGTGGAACACCACTATTAGTACAGCTGTTCCTTCTTTATTATGGTTTGCCGCAAATATTCCCGATCCTAGTCGGTATTGATGCTTTCAGTGCCGCGGTTATTGGTATCACGTTGCATTTCTCCGCCTACATGGCAGAAAGTATTCGTGCGGCGATTATTGGTATTGACCGCAGCCAAATGGAAGCCAGCCTCTCTGTGGGAATGACCACCAGTCAGGCCATGCGTCGCATTATATTACCGCAAGCAACACGTGTGGCTTTGCCGTCACTGATGAACTACTTCATTGATATGATTAAGTCGACCTCCCTCGCCTTTACTTTGGGTGTTGCGGAAATTATGGCTAAAGCTCAGATGGAAGCATCATCCAGTTTTCGCTTTTTCGAAGCATTCCTAGCAGTAGCATTGATTTACTGGGCTGTGGTTGTGGTTCTGACACGAGTACAGATTTGGGCTGAAAATAAACTCAACAAGGCGTATGTAAGATGA